Proteins co-encoded in one Sulfurimonas sp. HSL1-2 genomic window:
- a CDS encoding transporter, whose product MKKVLGMTALACAAAWGHHGVPSISLTGVDGPGAPLETTSSTTLPEGSFLGYLKLDHAKYKTYTSAKDGEMERTDYWLYGLGYGATPYLSAYVFMPYYTKALDDATMVSGFHDVNLQLVLGLVYDEGFKLARKNESLDDMEDWHFTLFVNGTLPTGDSERKDGSGALIDPGMQTGFGEPSLMAGASMTKWFGNAFTFVGDCSYNTFFEHTYDDGTKLRFGDEIRVNGALTARVYELPKSRLRLDASLEANYLYLGRDEEDGVGAEATGGSILYTTPGMRLTYKTVSAAMGVKLPTATDLNEADLQQGSEGKERYRLIFTFSTLF is encoded by the coding sequence ATGAAAAAAGTATTGGGAATGACGGCATTGGCCTGTGCCGCTGCATGGGGGCACCACGGGGTGCCTTCGATCAGCCTGACGGGCGTCGACGGTCCGGGGGCACCGCTGGAGACGACCAGTTCAACGACGCTTCCGGAGGGATCGTTCCTGGGATACCTGAAGCTCGACCACGCGAAGTACAAAACCTATACAAGTGCCAAAGACGGCGAAATGGAGCGGACGGACTACTGGCTCTACGGACTGGGCTACGGGGCGACCCCCTACCTGAGTGCGTATGTGTTCATGCCCTACTATACGAAGGCGCTGGACGACGCGACAATGGTGTCGGGCTTCCATGACGTCAATCTCCAGCTCGTGCTGGGCCTGGTCTATGACGAGGGGTTCAAACTCGCACGCAAAAACGAGAGCCTGGATGACATGGAGGATTGGCACTTTACGCTCTTCGTGAACGGCACCCTGCCCACGGGGGACTCCGAACGCAAGGACGGCAGCGGCGCACTCATCGACCCGGGGATGCAGACGGGGTTCGGCGAACCCTCATTGATGGCCGGGGCCAGCATGACCAAGTGGTTCGGGAACGCCTTTACTTTCGTGGGCGACTGTTCGTACAATACCTTTTTCGAACACACCTACGACGACGGCACAAAGCTGCGCTTCGGGGATGAAATCCGCGTCAACGGCGCACTCACTGCAAGGGTCTATGAGCTGCCCAAATCGCGGCTCCGCCTGGATGCCTCCCTCGAGGCAAACTACCTCTACCTCGGGCGTGACGAAGAGGACGGCGTCGGCGCCGAAGCGACGGGCGGTTCGATCCTCTATACGACGCCCGGCATGCGTCTGACCTACAAGACCGTTTCGGCCGCAATGGGCGTGAAACTGCCGACGGCGACGGACCTGAACGAAGCGGATCTCCAGCAGGGTTCCGAAGGCAAAGAGCGCTACCGGTTGATCTTTACCTTCTCGACCCTCTTTTAA
- a CDS encoding AAA family ATPase has product MTERDHDRLVRNLLRLLGQPESSLIQTHISSVIIAKDVVYKLKKPVDFGFLDYSTLERRKHFCQEEVRINGRYAPLLYLGVVAVTGSVEAPELDGEGAAIEYAVKMRRFDAGAQLDNIASAQGLTGEECDAVADTAAAMHDGAPVVDPDSDYGTPARVVMPMQENFDLMASLHRDGDLAADVAALEQWTRAEHARLTLLLQRRRDDGFVREVHGDMHLHNMALFEGRPMLFDAIEFNPYLNHIDVISDLAFLLMDLEYRGLARQSRRILNRYLEHTGDYAAVALLPFYKTYRAMVRAKVLALHAAQDIAEEARERVVDEVRAYIALAKSYGEKNHPFLMIMHGVSASGKSTLALEAVEAFGALRLRSDIERMRLFRSEGEEVDIYTAEATAATYGRLEMLAATLLEAGCSAVADATFLAPEQREPFAELAARMGVPFVILDIECSGEELLRRIRIRSEKGNDVSEADEAVLAMQQSRVKPLSQPEQAYRFVLQCDAPLPVKALAAFIGA; this is encoded by the coding sequence ATGACCGAGCGCGACCACGACCGGCTGGTGCGCAACCTGCTTCGGCTGCTGGGGCAGCCGGAATCCTCCCTTATCCAGACCCACATCTCCAGCGTCATCATCGCCAAAGACGTCGTTTACAAGCTGAAAAAACCCGTCGATTTCGGTTTCCTGGACTACTCCACCCTCGAGCGCCGCAAGCATTTCTGCCAGGAGGAGGTGCGCATCAACGGCCGTTACGCCCCGCTGCTCTACCTGGGGGTCGTCGCCGTCACGGGCAGTGTCGAGGCACCGGAGCTGGACGGGGAGGGCGCGGCCATAGAGTACGCCGTCAAGATGCGCCGCTTCGACGCCGGGGCCCAGCTCGACAATATCGCTTCTGCGCAGGGACTCACCGGCGAAGAGTGCGACGCCGTCGCCGACACGGCCGCCGCCATGCACGACGGCGCGCCCGTTGTCGATCCTGACAGCGACTACGGTACGCCCGCGAGGGTTGTCATGCCGATGCAGGAGAACTTCGACCTCATGGCCTCCCTGCACCGCGACGGCGACCTGGCCGCGGACGTCGCGGCGCTGGAGCAGTGGACGCGGGCGGAGCATGCACGCCTGACCCTGCTGTTGCAGCGCCGGCGCGATGATGGCTTCGTGCGCGAAGTCCACGGGGACATGCACCTGCACAACATGGCGCTCTTCGAGGGCAGGCCCATGCTCTTCGACGCCATCGAGTTCAACCCCTACCTCAACCACATCGACGTCATCAGCGACCTCGCTTTTTTGCTGATGGATCTGGAGTACAGGGGACTCGCCCGGCAGAGCCGCCGCATCCTCAACCGCTACCTTGAACATACGGGCGACTACGCCGCCGTGGCCCTTCTGCCCTTTTACAAGACCTACCGGGCCATGGTGCGGGCGAAAGTGCTTGCCCTTCATGCCGCTCAGGACATTGCGGAGGAGGCGCGCGAAAGGGTCGTCGACGAAGTGCGGGCCTATATCGCACTGGCAAAAAGCTACGGGGAGAAGAATCATCCTTTTCTGATGATCATGCACGGCGTATCCGCTTCGGGCAAGAGCACCCTGGCCCTGGAAGCCGTCGAGGCCTTCGGCGCGCTGCGCCTGCGCTCGGACATCGAGCGGATGCGCCTTTTCCGCAGCGAAGGGGAAGAAGTCGACATCTACACGGCAGAGGCAACGGCGGCGACCTACGGCAGGCTCGAAATGCTTGCTGCAACACTGTTGGAAGCGGGCTGCAGCGCCGTCGCCGACGCGACCTTCCTCGCGCCGGAACAGCGCGAGCCCTTTGCCGAACTGGCCGCGCGTATGGGCGTGCCATTTGTCATTTTGGACATCGAATGCAGTGGAGAGGAACTTCTGCGCCGTATTCGGATACGCAGCGAGAAGGGCAATGACGTCTCCGAAGCGGACGAAGCGGTCCTTGCCATGCAGCAGAGCAGGGTCAAGCCGCTCTCACAGCCTGAGCAGGCGTACCGATTTGTCCTGCAGTGCGACGCGCCGCTGCCGGTGAAGGCGCTGGCGGCGTTTATAGGAGCGTAA
- the recR gene encoding recombination mediator RecR: MKHSLEKFTRLVDALQELPTVGQKSATRLAYHMLMHDSFGAMKIAHAIEDAVGSIKKCRSCGGMSEDELCGVCSDEGRDVSLLCIVENAKDILTIEENGLFGGRYYVLDALDRLDIDHLRATAGSGVEEIIFALTPSIATDAVILYIEDKLQGMDVRFTRIAQGVPTGVSLENIDMLSLARALEDRVKV, from the coding sequence ATGAAACACAGCCTTGAGAAGTTTACGCGCCTTGTCGACGCCCTGCAGGAGCTCCCGACCGTGGGACAGAAGTCGGCGACCCGCCTGGCCTACCACATGCTGATGCACGACAGCTTCGGGGCGATGAAGATTGCCCACGCCATCGAGGATGCCGTCGGCAGCATCAAAAAGTGCCGCTCCTGCGGGGGGATGAGCGAGGATGAGCTCTGCGGCGTCTGCTCCGACGAGGGGCGCGACGTGTCGCTGCTGTGCATCGTCGAGAACGCAAAGGACATTCTCACCATCGAGGAGAACGGGCTTTTCGGCGGCCGCTACTACGTCCTCGACGCTCTCGACCGCCTCGATATCGACCACCTGCGCGCCACGGCGGGCAGCGGCGTCGAGGAGATCATCTTTGCGCTGACGCCCTCCATCGCCACTGACGCCGTCATCCTTTACATCGAGGACAAGTTGCAGGGGATGGACGTGCGGTTCACGCGGATCGCCCAGGGGGTCCCGACGGGCGTGAGCCTGGAGAACATCGACATGCTCTCCCTCGCCCGGGCCCTCGAAGACCGCGTCAAGGTCTAG
- a CDS encoding class I SAM-dependent methyltransferase: MAEFDPEAYRQMVRSYQERDDPLGWFDSIYSSADGDHTAVFWADLAPNPYLTGWLKAHPLAPGEKQRAIAVGCGVGDDAEELSAYGYDVTAFDIAPSAIALCKNRYPDSKVEYLIADLFDYPEAWRGAYDVVYECNTIQVLPGKYRIMARDAMVSLMAPGGTILVSCRSRLAGEQEEAIPLPLDKDEIGGFVRAGLNEESFVAYDDDQPPPVPHFFATYRKPL, encoded by the coding sequence ATGGCAGAGTTTGACCCCGAAGCTTACCGGCAGATGGTCCGTTCCTACCAGGAGCGCGACGACCCGCTGGGGTGGTTCGACAGCATCTACAGCAGCGCCGACGGCGACCACACCGCCGTCTTCTGGGCCGACCTCGCCCCCAACCCCTACCTGACCGGCTGGCTCAAAGCGCACCCCCTCGCACCGGGGGAAAAGCAGCGGGCCATTGCCGTCGGCTGCGGGGTCGGTGACGACGCCGAAGAGCTCTCCGCCTACGGCTACGACGTCACCGCCTTCGACATCGCCCCCAGCGCCATCGCGCTCTGCAAAAACCGCTACCCCGACAGCAAAGTGGAGTACCTCATCGCCGACCTGTTCGACTACCCAGAAGCGTGGAGAGGAGCCTACGACGTCGTCTACGAATGCAACACCATCCAGGTGCTGCCGGGCAAGTACCGCATCATGGCCCGCGACGCCATGGTCTCGCTCATGGCCCCCGGCGGCACCATCCTCGTCTCCTGCCGCAGCCGCCTGGCCGGGGAACAGGAAGAAGCAATCCCCCTCCCCCTCGACAAAGACGAGATAGGCGGCTTCGTCCGCGCAGGCCTGAACGAGGAGAGTTTCGTCGCCTACGACGATGACCAGCCCCCGCCGGTGCCGCACTTCTTTGCTACCTACCGAAAACCGCTCTAG